A stretch of Plesiomonas shigelloides DNA encodes these proteins:
- the mltG gene encoding endolytic transglycosylase MltG, with amino-acid sequence MKKIALAGLIVVALAAAVAYSLYSRILGFAEQPLNPDSAELLTVKPGTGRVALASLLEEQKLVADAQWLPWLLRVDPSLAHYKAGTYRLTPGMTVRQLMQLLVSGREAQFSIRFIEGTRFSEWLPILQQAPYLEHDLQGLTNTEIAQKLGIKQGSVEGWLFPDTYHYVAGTSALDILRRAHRRMEKELTVAWDGREKGLPLQSPYEMLTLASIIEKETAIESERTRVSSVFVNRLRLGMRLQTDPTVIYGMGEQYNGNITRKDLQTPTAYNTYTINGLPPTPIAMPGLASLNAAAHPDTTQYLYFVADGSGGHQFSTNLNAHNQAVRNYVKQLREKKQ; translated from the coding sequence ATGAAGAAAATCGCCCTTGCTGGCCTGATAGTTGTCGCGCTGGCAGCTGCAGTGGCTTATTCGTTGTATTCTCGGATCCTCGGTTTTGCTGAGCAGCCGTTGAATCCTGATTCGGCAGAATTATTGACTGTTAAACCCGGTACTGGGCGTGTCGCGCTGGCCTCCTTACTGGAAGAGCAAAAATTAGTGGCCGATGCGCAGTGGCTGCCGTGGCTATTACGCGTTGATCCTTCCTTAGCCCATTATAAAGCGGGCACATACCGTCTGACGCCGGGTATGACGGTGCGTCAATTGATGCAATTGTTAGTCAGTGGCCGTGAGGCGCAGTTCAGCATTCGTTTTATCGAAGGAACCCGCTTTAGTGAGTGGTTACCGATTTTGCAGCAAGCGCCTTATTTGGAGCATGATCTGCAAGGGCTGACCAACACAGAAATTGCGCAAAAGTTGGGGATCAAACAAGGCTCGGTGGAAGGCTGGTTATTCCCTGATACCTATCATTATGTAGCGGGCACCTCAGCCTTGGATATCTTGCGCCGCGCGCATCGCCGGATGGAAAAAGAGCTGACGGTAGCATGGGATGGCCGAGAAAAAGGTCTGCCGCTGCAGTCGCCGTATGAGATGTTAACGCTGGCTTCCATCATTGAAAAAGAGACGGCGATTGAGTCTGAACGCACACGGGTGAGCTCGGTGTTTGTCAATCGCTTGCGTTTGGGGATGCGTTTGCAAACTGACCCGACTGTGATCTACGGGATGGGGGAGCAGTATAACGGCAATATCACCCGTAAAGATTTACAAACGCCAACGGCGTACAATACCTACACCATTAATGGATTACCGCCGACGCCGATTGCCATGCCGGGATTAGCCTCTTTGAATGCGGCGGCGCATCCAGATACTACCCAGTATCTGTATTTTGTGGCCGATGGCTCGGGTGGCCATCAGTTTTCCACCAACCTGAATGCGCATAATCAGGCTGTACGTAATTACGTAAAACAATTAAGAGAGAAAAAACAGTGA
- the pabC gene encoding aminodeoxychorismate lyase: MILINGNPVESIAATDRGLAYGDGCFTTGRVRASRLQLEQAHVERLWLACERLFMTPPERDLLLREIRQQAELVQEGVLKVLLTRGSGGRGYSAQGCHQTQRIIFTSAWPAHYTSWQTHGIVLGDSSIALSCQPLLAGIKHLNRLEQVLIRREIDQQGWDEAAVLDTEGRLVECCAANLLWRCGDTVFTPRLERAGVSGIMRGAIMAYLASCGQTCLEVDATRAALDEADEILLCNALLPVVPVRIYRQRELHDFTLCRQLQRFLDDSL, from the coding sequence GTGATATTGATCAATGGCAATCCGGTCGAGAGCATTGCAGCCACCGATCGCGGGCTGGCATACGGTGATGGCTGTTTTACCACTGGGCGAGTGCGAGCTAGTCGTTTGCAGCTCGAACAAGCGCACGTAGAGCGATTGTGGCTAGCTTGTGAGCGGCTGTTTATGACGCCGCCAGAAAGAGATCTGTTGCTGCGTGAGATCCGTCAGCAAGCCGAGCTGGTGCAAGAGGGCGTGCTTAAAGTATTACTGACCCGTGGCAGTGGAGGACGTGGTTATAGCGCGCAAGGCTGTCACCAAACGCAGCGCATTATTTTTACCTCTGCATGGCCAGCGCATTATACCAGCTGGCAAACGCACGGCATTGTGCTGGGGGATAGCAGTATTGCACTGTCTTGCCAGCCGTTACTGGCGGGGATCAAACACCTGAATCGCCTAGAGCAAGTCTTGATCCGGCGCGAGATTGACCAACAGGGCTGGGATGAAGCCGCTGTGCTTGACACTGAGGGGCGGCTGGTGGAATGCTGTGCGGCCAATCTGCTATGGCGCTGTGGTGATACTGTTTTTACCCCACGCCTTGAGCGTGCGGGAGTCAGTGGGATCATGCGAGGGGCCATCATGGCGTATCTCGCGTCCTGCGGTCAGACATGTCTCGAAGTGGATGCCACACGTGCGGCCCTCGATGAGGCTGACGAAATTTTATTATGCAATGCGCTACTACCGGTGGTTCCGGTGCGTATTTACCGGCAACGTGAGTTACATGACTTCACGTTATGTCGGCAACTCCAACGTTTTTTGGACGATAGTTTGTGA
- the plsX gene encoding phosphate acyltransferase PlsX, whose translation MTRLTIALDVMGGDFGPRVTLPAALQALTSNPFLHLLLIGDQQIILSYLKSASDSVRLRTKIIHTAQVIPNEMRPSQAIRHSRDTSMRIALEAVKEGEAQACVSAGNTGALMGLAKMILKPLPGIERPALVAALPNTLRGKTLLLDLGANVDSSASMLFQFAVMGAVLAEELYAMPAPRVALLNIGEEEVKGNDTIRAAAERLKQCSALNYQGYIEGNDILTGKADVIVCDGFVGNVTLKTMEGVARLFLSQLRSKTQTNGLLRFLGRWLLKKAFSRMGELNPDQYNGASLLGLRGIVVKSHGGANQQALVCAIEQAAQEVNRSVPARIAARLDAVLLKSD comes from the coding sequence TTGACTCGTCTAACCATAGCGTTAGATGTCATGGGCGGGGACTTCGGTCCCCGTGTCACCCTTCCTGCTGCTTTGCAGGCTCTGACATCCAATCCTTTTTTGCATTTGCTGTTGATCGGCGATCAGCAAATCATTCTCTCGTATCTTAAATCCGCGTCAGACTCCGTACGTCTTCGTACCAAAATTATTCACACTGCCCAAGTTATCCCTAATGAAATGCGTCCATCGCAGGCTATTCGTCATAGTCGTGATACCTCTATGCGTATTGCGCTGGAGGCGGTGAAAGAGGGGGAGGCGCAAGCGTGTGTCAGTGCTGGGAATACCGGCGCGTTGATGGGCCTGGCGAAAATGATCCTCAAACCGTTACCGGGTATCGAACGTCCGGCGCTGGTTGCGGCGTTGCCTAATACCTTGCGCGGAAAAACCTTGTTACTGGATTTAGGTGCGAATGTAGACTCTTCAGCCAGTATGCTGTTCCAGTTCGCCGTTATGGGAGCCGTACTGGCTGAGGAATTATACGCGATGCCAGCACCGCGCGTGGCGCTGCTGAATATCGGTGAAGAGGAAGTCAAAGGAAATGATACAATCAGAGCGGCAGCCGAGCGTTTAAAACAGTGCTCGGCGCTGAACTATCAAGGCTATATCGAAGGCAATGATATTCTGACCGGCAAAGCTGACGTGATTGTGTGCGATGGCTTTGTGGGAAATGTGACGCTCAAAACCATGGAAGGCGTAGCCCGATTATTTTTATCCCAGCTGCGTAGCAAAACCCAAACTAACGGATTGCTGCGCTTTTTAGGGCGATGGTTGTTAAAAAAGGCCTTTTCACGCATGGGGGAGTTGAACCCCGACCAGTATAACGGCGCAAGTCTGTTAGGATTACGCGGTATTGTCGTGAAAAGCCACGGTGGGGCCAATCAACAGGCACTGGTTTGTGCCATTGAGCAGGCAGCGCAGGAAGTGAACCGGTCTGTACCGGCGCGGATTGCTGCCCGGCTTGATGCAGTATTACTCAAGAGTGACTAA
- the acpP gene encoding acyl carrier protein, which produces MSTIEERVKKIIIEQLGVKEDEVKPEASFVEDLGADSLDTVELVMALEEEFDTEIPDEEAEKITTVQSAIDYIQNNQ; this is translated from the coding sequence ATGAGCACTATCGAAGAACGCGTTAAGAAAATCATCATCGAGCAACTGGGCGTTAAAGAAGACGAAGTGAAGCCAGAAGCTTCTTTCGTTGAAGACCTGGGTGCAGATTCTCTTGACACCGTTGAGCTGGTAATGGCACTGGAAGAAGAATTCGATACCGAAATTCCAGACGAAGAAGCTGAAAAGATCACTACTGTTCAGTCTGCTATCGACTATATCCAGAACAATCAGTAA
- the rpmF gene encoding 50S ribosomal protein L32 codes for MAVQQNKKSRAKRGTRRAHDALTTAAVSVDKVSGETHLRHHVTADGFYRGRKVVA; via the coding sequence ATGGCCGTACAACAGAACAAAAAATCTCGTGCAAAGCGTGGTACTCGTCGTGCTCATGATGCACTGACTACTGCAGCTGTGTCCGTAGACAAAGTTTCCGGTGAAACTCACCTGCGTCACCATGTTACTGCCGACGGTTTCTACCGTGGCCGCAAGGTAGTTGCCTAA
- the holB gene encoding DNA polymerase III subunit delta', which yields MYYPWLSADYQQIMHGYLRGQGHHALLLRTLPGLGLDALARALAVRLLCMQPVGEQPCGHCHSCQLMAAGNHPDFYQLEPESGKSQIGVERVRQVCERLYTHAQQGGAKVIWMPDAGRLNEASANALLKTLEEPPANTFFILGLDESASLLPTIASRCQRWRLTVPNELQALGWMQQQPQASGFNHAQALQALRLSRGAPLAALDLLAGNHMQRRADVLQGLLLFLQTTDVPTFIAQLVKENPAENLSWIISLLLETSALALGSQTVRINQDMQPVMEQLLQRIDVVTLQHWLQVLTALRHELLTSGSLNSELLLTTLWLRLSSDI from the coding sequence ATGTATTATCCGTGGCTGAGTGCTGACTATCAGCAGATTATGCACGGTTACCTGCGCGGTCAGGGGCACCATGCACTGTTGCTGCGCACCTTACCCGGTCTGGGCTTGGATGCACTGGCACGTGCGTTAGCTGTGCGCTTGCTCTGCATGCAGCCAGTGGGTGAGCAGCCGTGTGGGCATTGTCATAGCTGTCAGTTAATGGCGGCGGGTAATCATCCTGATTTTTATCAGCTTGAGCCGGAAAGCGGCAAAAGCCAGATAGGGGTCGAGCGAGTACGGCAAGTCTGCGAAAGGCTCTATACCCACGCCCAGCAAGGCGGCGCTAAAGTGATTTGGATGCCGGATGCCGGACGTTTGAATGAAGCATCGGCCAATGCGCTGCTCAAAACATTGGAAGAGCCTCCGGCGAATACGTTTTTTATTCTTGGTTTGGATGAATCGGCCAGTTTGCTGCCGACCATTGCGAGCCGTTGCCAACGTTGGCGTTTAACGGTGCCGAACGAGTTGCAAGCCCTTGGTTGGATGCAGCAGCAACCGCAGGCGAGTGGATTTAATCACGCACAAGCACTGCAAGCGTTACGCTTGAGCCGCGGAGCGCCACTGGCGGCGCTAGACTTGCTTGCCGGTAATCATATGCAGCGCCGGGCTGATGTGTTGCAGGGGCTGTTGTTGTTTTTGCAAACCACTGATGTGCCGACCTTTATTGCGCAGTTGGTGAAAGAGAATCCAGCCGAAAATTTGAGCTGGATTATTAGTCTGTTGCTGGAAACCAGTGCATTAGCACTGGGAAGCCAAACTGTGCGCATTAATCAAGATATGCAACCGGTGATGGAGCAACTGCTGCAACGGATTGATGTGGTGACGTTGCAGCATTGGCTACAGGTGCTGACTGCGCTGCGCCATGAATTATTGACATCAGGCAGCTTGAATAGCGAATTGCTATTAACCACTTTGTGGCTGCGTCTGAGTAGTGATATCTGA
- the fabD gene encoding ACP S-malonyltransferase, producing MTTFAMVFPGQGSQSVGMLADLAQQFPIVEQTFAEASAVLGYDLWALVQQGPAEELNKTWQTQPALLTASVAIWRVWQEKNGAMPVVMAGHSLGEYSALVCAGVMDFKDAVRLVELRGKLMQEAVPEGTGAMAAIIGLDNDSIAKACAESAEGQVVAPVNFNSPGQVVIAGNKEAVERAGAACKAAGAKRALPLPVSVPSHCALMKPAADKLAVALQEITFNAPRIPVINNVDVAAESDADAIRSALVRQLYSPVRWTETVESMSAQGVAHLLEMGPGKVLTGLTKRIVDSMTAAAVNDVASLTAALGE from the coding sequence ATGACAACATTTGCGATGGTATTCCCAGGTCAAGGCTCTCAGTCTGTCGGTATGCTGGCTGATTTGGCACAGCAGTTCCCGATTGTTGAGCAGACTTTTGCTGAAGCGTCTGCCGTATTGGGTTATGACCTGTGGGCGTTGGTGCAGCAAGGTCCAGCCGAAGAGCTGAATAAAACCTGGCAAACCCAGCCAGCGCTGCTGACAGCTTCTGTTGCTATCTGGCGCGTATGGCAAGAGAAAAACGGCGCGATGCCGGTCGTGATGGCTGGCCATAGCCTGGGTGAATACTCTGCACTGGTGTGTGCCGGTGTGATGGATTTTAAAGACGCGGTGCGTTTGGTTGAACTGCGCGGCAAGTTGATGCAAGAAGCCGTACCGGAAGGCACCGGTGCGATGGCGGCCATTATTGGTCTGGATAATGATTCTATCGCCAAAGCGTGTGCTGAGTCTGCTGAAGGGCAGGTGGTGGCGCCGGTTAACTTCAACTCACCCGGTCAGGTGGTGATTGCCGGTAACAAAGAAGCCGTTGAACGTGCGGGCGCGGCTTGTAAAGCTGCTGGCGCGAAGCGCGCGCTGCCATTGCCAGTTAGCGTGCCATCTCACTGTGCGCTGATGAAGCCAGCAGCCGATAAATTGGCGGTGGCACTGCAAGAGATCACCTTCAATGCGCCACGCATCCCTGTTATCAACAATGTGGATGTGGCGGCTGAATCTGATGCTGACGCTATCCGCAGCGCACTGGTACGCCAGCTGTATAGCCCAGTTCGCTGGACGGAAACTGTAGAGAGCATGTCAGCGCAAGGTGTTGCTCACCTGCTGGAGATGGGCCCAGGTAAAGTTCTGACCGGCCTGACTAAGCGTATCGTTGACAGCATGACCGCTGCTGCCGTTAATGATGTGGCGTCACTGACTGCAGCGTTAGGCGAATAA
- the tmk gene encoding dTMP kinase encodes MTGKFIVIEGLEGAGKTTAQNTVIQTLRTRGIADLVFTREPGGTPLAERLRSLIKEGHPDEPLTDKAEVLMLYAARVQLVENVILPAMARGAWVIGDRHDLSSQAYQGGGRQIDPVLLQTLRDTVLGDFRPDLTLYLDIAPALGLQRARQRGELDRIEQQDLSFFERTRVRYLELAQNDPNTRIIDAGQALPVVTAAIEATLNQWLDAQGL; translated from the coding sequence GTGACCGGTAAATTCATCGTCATCGAAGGACTGGAAGGCGCGGGCAAAACCACGGCACAAAACACAGTCATACAGACCTTACGTACTCGTGGTATTGCGGATTTGGTCTTTACCCGTGAGCCGGGCGGGACGCCGTTGGCGGAGCGTTTGCGTAGCTTGATCAAAGAAGGCCATCCAGACGAGCCGTTGACTGATAAAGCTGAGGTGTTGATGCTGTATGCCGCGCGCGTTCAGTTGGTGGAGAACGTGATTTTACCGGCAATGGCACGTGGTGCGTGGGTTATTGGCGATCGTCATGATTTGTCCTCTCAAGCCTATCAGGGCGGTGGCCGTCAGATTGATCCGGTGCTGTTACAAACCTTGCGCGATACCGTGCTGGGGGATTTTCGCCCAGACCTGACCCTGTATTTGGATATTGCACCTGCACTCGGTTTGCAGCGCGCACGACAGCGCGGTGAATTGGACCGGATTGAACAGCAAGACTTGTCGTTCTTTGAGCGTACCCGTGTCCGCTATCTTGAACTGGCGCAAAATGATCCGAATACTCGCATCATTGATGCGGGTCAGGCGCTGCCCGTGGTGACAGCGGCGATTGAAGCGACGCTGAACCAGTGGCTCGATGCTCAGGGGCTCTGA
- the yceD gene encoding 23S rRNA accumulation protein YceD has protein sequence MQKVKLPLSVDPVKTALKRLDYEGVYPQSVLTRVAEATDGVLSDAQVTLSFEIDEQKLTVIKGQAEVTVRLICQRCNKTYEDTVHVTFCYSPVANDAQVEALPEIYEPVEFNEFGEIDLLGLVEDEFILALPQVPVHEPEHCEVSTAEMVFGELPPEADKPNPFAVLASLKRK, from the coding sequence ATGCAAAAGGTTAAATTACCCCTATCGGTTGATCCGGTAAAAACCGCGCTAAAACGTCTCGATTATGAAGGTGTCTACCCTCAGAGCGTTTTGACACGGGTTGCCGAAGCAACGGATGGCGTGCTCAGTGACGCGCAAGTCACTCTGTCTTTTGAGATAGATGAGCAGAAGTTGACGGTGATTAAGGGTCAGGCAGAGGTAACTGTCCGTTTGATCTGTCAGCGCTGCAATAAGACTTACGAAGATACTGTACACGTAACGTTTTGCTACAGCCCAGTTGCCAATGATGCACAGGTTGAAGCATTGCCGGAAATCTATGAGCCGGTCGAGTTCAATGAGTTTGGCGAGATTGACCTTCTGGGTCTGGTCGAAGACGAATTCATCCTCGCTCTGCCACAGGTTCCGGTGCATGAACCCGAACACTGTGAAGTGTCCACAGCGGAGATGGTTTTTGGCGAATTACCTCCTGAGGCCGATAAACCAAATCCATTCGCCGTACTAGCTAGTTTAAAGCGAAAGTAA
- a CDS encoding Maf family protein, translated as MQPKLILASTSPFRKQLLEKLGIPFQCANPDIDETARPDESAEQLVVRLAQEKARAVATLYPEHLIIGSDQVCVLNGHITGKPLTVERAEEQLSLASGQCITFYTGLCLYDSRNGQYQSYCEPFHVHFRSLSAAEIHAYVAKEQPLWCAGSFKCEGLGITLFERLEGDDPNALIGLPLIRLNQMLIQQGCNPLLI; from the coding sequence ATGCAGCCAAAATTAATCCTTGCATCAACCTCTCCTTTCCGCAAGCAACTGCTGGAAAAACTAGGCATTCCGTTTCAATGCGCCAACCCTGACATTGATGAAACGGCCCGGCCTGATGAAAGCGCCGAGCAATTGGTTGTTCGTTTGGCACAGGAAAAAGCCCGCGCCGTTGCCACCTTGTATCCTGAGCATCTGATTATCGGCTCTGATCAGGTGTGTGTACTCAATGGCCACATCACCGGTAAACCGCTAACCGTGGAGCGCGCAGAAGAGCAACTGAGCCTTGCCAGTGGCCAATGCATCACCTTTTATACCGGCTTATGCCTGTATGACAGCCGTAACGGCCAATACCAGAGCTACTGCGAGCCCTTTCACGTACACTTTCGCTCACTGTCTGCCGCTGAAATTCACGCCTATGTAGCCAAAGAGCAGCCGTTATGGTGTGCAGGTAGCTTCAAGTGCGAAGGATTAGGCATTACCTTATTTGAACGCTTGGAAGGTGACGATCCCAATGCGCTCATTGGCCTGCCCTTAATCCGGCTAAATCAGATGCTGATCCAGCAAGGTTGTAATCCACTGCTAATCTAA
- the fabG gene encoding 3-oxoacyl-ACP reductase FabG: MSLNGKIALVTGASRGIGRAIAEALVAQGVCVIGTATSESGAEAISSYLGDKGKGLALNVTDPASIEATLDTIRAEFGEVDILVNNAGITRDNLLMRMKDDEWQDIMDTNLTSVFRLSKAVLRAMMKKRHGRIISIGSVVGTMGNAGQTNYAAAKAGLVGFTKSLAREVASRGITVNAVAPGFIETDMTRALNEDQRAGILTQVPAGRLGEAKEIASVVAFLASDGAAYITGETIHVNGGMYMV; encoded by the coding sequence ATGAGCCTTAACGGGAAAATTGCCTTAGTGACCGGTGCCAGCCGTGGTATTGGTCGTGCGATTGCCGAAGCACTGGTTGCTCAGGGCGTATGTGTGATCGGTACTGCAACCAGCGAAAGCGGTGCAGAAGCGATCAGCAGCTACTTGGGTGATAAGGGCAAAGGTTTGGCGCTGAATGTGACCGATCCTGCATCTATTGAAGCAACCCTGGATACCATTCGCGCAGAGTTTGGCGAAGTGGATATTCTGGTGAATAATGCCGGTATTACCCGTGATAATCTGCTGATGCGCATGAAAGATGACGAATGGCAGGATATCATGGATACTAACCTGACATCCGTGTTCCGTTTGTCGAAAGCCGTTTTGCGTGCCATGATGAAAAAACGCCACGGTCGTATTATCAGTATCGGCTCAGTTGTTGGTACAATGGGTAACGCAGGACAAACTAACTATGCCGCCGCGAAAGCCGGTCTGGTTGGTTTTACCAAGTCCTTGGCCCGTGAAGTGGCCTCTCGTGGCATTACCGTGAACGCGGTAGCTCCGGGCTTTATTGAAACAGACATGACCCGTGCGCTGAATGAAGATCAGCGGGCAGGTATTCTGACTCAGGTGCCAGCAGGGCGTCTGGGTGAGGCAAAAGAGATTGCATCTGTTGTGGCATTTTTGGCCTCTGACGGTGCGGCTTACATCACCGGTGAAACAATTCATGTCAACGGTGGCATGTATATGGTGTAA
- the fabF gene encoding beta-ketoacyl-ACP synthase II yields MSKRRVVVTGMGMLSPVGNTVEASWKALLAGQSGISLIEHFDTTAFATRFAGLVKDFNCEEYLSRKDARKMDLFIQYGIAAGLQALDDSGLTVTEANAHRMGVAIGSGIGGLGLIEENHTALLNGGPRKISPFFVPSTIVNMIAGHLSILRGLRGPNIAISTACSTGVHNIGHAARMIAYGDADAMLAGGAEKASTPMGMGGFAAARALSTRNDAPQQASRPWDRDRDGFVLGDGAGMMVLEEYEHAKARGAKIYAELVGFGMSGDAYHMTSPPADGSGAALAMLNAMNDAGVGAADIQYVNAHGTSTPAGDVAETRAVKSVFGDYAHKVMVSSTKSMTGHLLGAAGSVEAIFTVLSLRDQAIAPTINLDNPDDECDLDYVPHEARQAKLEYALCNSFGFGGTNGSLLFRKI; encoded by the coding sequence GTGTCTAAACGTCGAGTCGTTGTGACTGGTATGGGCATGTTATCTCCTGTCGGTAATACAGTTGAGGCTTCTTGGAAAGCCCTGCTCGCCGGCCAGAGTGGCATCAGCCTGATCGAACACTTCGATACTACCGCTTTCGCAACCCGTTTTGCTGGGCTGGTAAAAGATTTTAATTGTGAAGAGTATCTGTCGCGCAAAGACGCGCGCAAAATGGATCTCTTCATTCAATACGGTATTGCTGCCGGTCTGCAGGCACTGGATGATTCCGGCCTGACAGTCACCGAAGCCAACGCACACCGCATGGGTGTTGCCATTGGCTCCGGTATCGGTGGCCTGGGTCTGATTGAAGAAAACCACACGGCGCTGCTCAATGGCGGCCCACGTAAAATCAGCCCATTCTTCGTGCCGTCTACCATTGTCAATATGATCGCCGGTCACCTGTCCATTCTGCGTGGGCTGCGTGGTCCGAACATTGCGATCTCTACCGCTTGCTCTACCGGGGTACACAACATCGGTCACGCTGCGCGCATGATCGCTTACGGTGATGCCGATGCCATGCTGGCCGGTGGCGCTGAAAAAGCCAGTACCCCAATGGGGATGGGCGGTTTTGCTGCCGCGCGTGCGCTGTCTACTCGTAACGATGCACCACAACAGGCGAGCCGCCCATGGGATCGTGATCGTGACGGTTTTGTACTGGGCGATGGCGCGGGCATGATGGTGCTGGAAGAGTACGAGCATGCTAAAGCCCGTGGCGCGAAAATCTATGCTGAGCTGGTTGGCTTTGGCATGAGCGGCGATGCGTACCACATGACTTCGCCTCCGGCGGACGGCTCTGGTGCTGCACTGGCGATGCTGAATGCGATGAACGATGCCGGCGTTGGCGCCGCTGACATTCAGTACGTGAACGCGCACGGTACCTCGACACCTGCGGGTGACGTGGCCGAAACCCGTGCTGTGAAGAGCGTGTTTGGCGATTACGCCCACAAAGTAATGGTGAGCTCCACTAAATCGATGACTGGTCACCTGTTAGGGGCGGCTGGCTCGGTAGAAGCGATCTTCACTGTGCTGTCTTTGCGTGATCAGGCCATTGCGCCAACCATCAACCTGGATAATCCGGATGACGAATGTGATCTGGATTATGTACCGCACGAAGCGCGTCAGGCAAAACTCGAATATGCCCTGTGCAACTCATTCGGTTTTGGTGGTACTAACGGCTCACTGCTGTTTCGCAAAATCTGA
- a CDS encoding beta-ketoacyl-ACP synthase III, translated as MYTRILGTGSYLPAQIRTNADLEQMVETTDEWIVSRTGIRERRIAAADETVSTMAAEAARNALEMAGIDKDDIGLIIVATASATHAFPSAACQVQAILGIKDAAAFDLAAACAGFTYALSVADQFVRTGAVKNALVIGSDLLSRTLDPQDRGTVILFGDAAGAVVVGASEEAGILSTHLHADGRYGELLSLPYGERGQPELSDSCYLTMKGNDVFKVAVTELANLVEETLQANNVPKEQLDWLVPHQANLRIINATARKLGMGLDKVVITLDKQGNTSSASVPTALDEAVRDGRIQRGQLILLEAFGGGFTWGSALVRF; from the coding sequence ATGTATACAAGAATTCTAGGAACGGGGAGTTATCTGCCTGCCCAAATCCGCACGAATGCTGATCTAGAGCAGATGGTAGAAACGACCGATGAGTGGATTGTTAGCCGTACAGGCATTCGTGAGCGCCGTATTGCGGCTGCTGACGAAACCGTATCCACAATGGCGGCTGAAGCAGCACGTAATGCGCTCGAAATGGCCGGAATCGATAAAGATGATATCGGTCTGATCATTGTCGCAACGGCGTCTGCCACGCATGCGTTTCCAAGCGCAGCGTGTCAGGTACAAGCGATACTGGGTATTAAAGATGCGGCCGCATTTGACTTGGCTGCTGCGTGCGCAGGGTTTACCTACGCACTGAGCGTAGCGGATCAGTTTGTCCGTACTGGCGCGGTAAAAAATGCATTAGTGATCGGCTCGGATCTGTTATCGCGCACGCTGGATCCACAGGATCGCGGAACGGTGATCCTGTTTGGTGACGCGGCCGGTGCGGTGGTCGTGGGCGCATCAGAAGAGGCGGGCATTTTGTCTACCCATCTGCATGCCGATGGCCGCTACGGTGAGTTGCTGTCTTTGCCATACGGTGAGCGCGGACAACCTGAGCTGAGCGATAGCTGCTACCTGACCATGAAAGGCAACGATGTCTTTAAAGTGGCGGTGACTGAGCTGGCTAATCTGGTCGAAGAGACTTTGCAAGCCAACAACGTGCCAAAAGAGCAGTTAGATTGGCTGGTACCACACCAAGCGAACCTGCGCATCATCAATGCGACTGCGCGCAAGTTAGGCATGGGGCTGGATAAAGTGGTTATTACGCTAGATAAACAGGGTAATACCTCTTCTGCTTCTGTGCCCACTGCATTAGATGAAGCGGTACGTGATGGCCGAATTCAGCGCGGACAATTGATTCTGCTGGAAGCGTTTGGCGGCGGTTTCACGTGGGGCTCGGCGCTGGTGCGCTTCTAG